One Pyxicephalus adspersus chromosome 3, UCB_Pads_2.0, whole genome shotgun sequence genomic window carries:
- the LOC140327603 gene encoding vomeronasal type-2 receptor 26-like, producing the protein MIFWFQVPQARCNDLCPPGSRKSPTGGIHSCCYHCVLCSDGEIAKLPDSEICHKCPDDQWPDERKVNCIPKTYEYLSYEKDFMIQAFHVFAWLCSAVTVFILALFIIFRDSPVVKANNRNVSFILLTSILLSFLCVFLFLGRPVDITCMLRQISYGIFFSIAVSSVLAKTITVCIAFKASKPGSVWRKWVGEKISNSVVIICSSVQVLICVIWLSVSPPYQEYDLHSSPGKIIIQCNEGTVIGFYSMLGYMGFLAAVSFVLAFMVRTLPDSFNEAKYITFSMLVFCSVWITMIPAYLSTRGKYMVAVEVFAILASSAGLLGCIFFPKCYIIIIKPERNSRRCILEKLKL; encoded by the exons ATGATATTTTGGTTTCAGGTTCCCCAAGCTCGATGCAATGATCTGTGTCCCCCAGGATCCAGAAAAAGTCCAACTGGAGGAATCCATAGCTGCTGCTATCACTGTGTACTGTGTTCTGATGGGGAAATCGCCAAACTACCAG acAGTGAGATATGCCACAAATGTCCTGACGACCAGTGGCCGGATGAGAGAAAGGTGAACTGTATTCCTAAAACATATGAATATCTGTCCTATGAGAAGGATTTCATGATTCAGGCATTTCATGTATTTGCTTGGTTATGTTCTGCTGTAACTGTCTTTATATTGGCATTGTTTATTATATTCCGGGACAGCCCCGTTGTTAAAGCCAATAACCGGAATGTGAGTTTCATCCTCCTGACCTCCATCTTGTTGAGCTTCCTTTGTGTCTTCCTGTTCCTTGGTCGTCCTGTGGATATAACCTGCATGCTGAGACAAATATCATATGGGATCTTCTTCTCCATCGCTGTGTCTTCTGTTCTCGCCAAGACTATCACAGTCTGCATTGCCTTCAAAGCCTCCAAACCTGGCAGTGTATGGAGGAAGTGGGTGGGGGAGAAGATTTCTAATTCTGTTGTCATAATCTGCTCCTCTGTCCAGGTTCTGATCTGTGTTATTTGGCTATCAGTGTCCCCTCCCTACCAAGAGTATGACTTGCACTCCTCTCCTGGGAAGatcatcattcagtgtaatgaagggACAGTTATTGGGTTCTACTCCATGTTGGGTTATATGGggtttctggcagctgtgagttttgttctggctttcatggtgaggacattaccggacagttttaatgaggccaagtacatcaccttcagcatgctggtgttctgcagtgtgtggattaccatgatcccggcctatctgagcaccagagggaaatacatggtggctgtggaggtattcgCCATACTGGCCTCCAGTGCTGGGTTATTAGGCTGTATTTTCTTCCCTAAATgttacataattattataaaacctgaaagaaattCTAGAAGATGTATTTTGGAAAAGTTGAAATTatga